The genomic interval GTCTTCATTATAAAGGCTCATAACAGGCTTTACCATGTGTGTTACCCCATCATCACTGTAATGAAACATTTCTTCAGCAAATAACTTGGATTTTAAACGCCCTTGTTCGTCCATTTCTTTTTTCAAATAGCCTTTACTAAAATAATCGGGACTGTCTGTCGATAATGAGACTTTTTTATTTTTTGGATCATCAGAGAGCTGAAAAGCTTCAACTAACCACCAAGAAAGTCCTGCCAAAATAAAGGCTAAAACATAGGTGCGTGAATTTTGTAAAAAGAACTTGTTAAGGGTAAATGAATAACGCATAATTTAGACAAAGTTAGGTTAGGTAGCGTTGTAAAATACTATCAAAACTTTCTTGTGTTTGCATAATAAAATCACAAACTTCGCGTACCGCCCCTAAACCGCCGTTGATTTCAGTGATACAATCTGCATAATTTTTAACGGCAAAATTAGCATCTTGAACGGCAATAGAAAGTCCTGCACGTTTCATCAAAGGTAGATCAAGCAAGTCATCACCGACATGAGCCGTTTGTTCGGGAGTAATAGTTAAGTGCGAAAGAATTTCTTCAAAGGCGGCCACTTTATGCTCGTGTCCTTGATAGACATGTTTGATGCCTAAATTTTTCATTCGTAAGGCAACCGACGCAGATTTTCGTCCTGAAATGACCGCAATTTCAACCCCTGTTTGTTGGAGCATTTTAAGGCCATGCCCATCACGCGCATGAAATGATTTGTATTCGTTACCTTGTGAGTCAAAGAATAAACGCCCGTCAGTTAAAACCCCATCAACATCAAGAATTAAGAGCTTTAGATTTTTAACGGTTGTTAAAATAGCGGTCTTATTATTTTTATAATTCATGGTTAAACAATGCCCGAATGAATTAAATCATGGATATTTAAAGCCCCGATCAAACATTGATTATTATCGGTGACGAGTAGGGCGTTAATTTCTTTTTTTTCCATGATACGCATTGCTTCCGCGGCTAGTATTTGATTAGAGATTACAATACAATTTTGGGTCATGACATCGGTAATCTTTGTCGTTGCAGGGGTTAAATGCTCCCCTAGCATTCGACGAACATCACCGTCTGTAAAGACCCCTAAAATATGGTTTTGTTCATCGACAATAGCGGTCATCCCTAAATTTTTAGCCGTCATCTCAACTAAGGCATCAATAATTAACGCATCATCCTTTACTTTAGGGATTTTATGACCCGTGTGCATTAAGTCTGAAACGCGTAACAATAACCCTTTACCCAGACTTCCCGCAGGATGTGAAAATGCAAAGTCATCACGCGTAAAGCCTTTGGTTTCTAAAAGTGAAACCGCGAGGGCATCCCCCATCACCAAGGCAGCCGTTGTACTGGATGTCGGGGCTAATCCTAAAGGACACGCCTCTTCTTTTACGGCCACATTCAAATGAACGGTCGCAAATTTTGCTAAGGTTGACGAAGGGTTACCGCTTAACGCAATGAGAGGGACATCTAAACGCTTAATTATAGGCAAAATAGTTAATATTTCCGAAGTTTCACCTGAGTTTGATAAGGCTAAAACGACATCTTGGGGAGTAATCATGCCTAAATCACCATGACTTGCCTCCCCTGAATGAACAAAAAAAGCAGGGGTTCCTGTACTGGCTAAGGTTGCGGCAATTTTCCCCGCAATATGTCCTGATTTCCCCATGCCTGTCACGACGATTCGTCCTTTACATTGCATCATTAACTGACAAGCGAGAACAAATTTATCATTAATTTGATCCGAAAGTGAGATAACTGCATTGGCTTCAACTTGAATGACGGCACGTGCCAATTTACATATTTTATCGTGATGCGATAATCCCATTCAGCTGTCCATTGTTAATTAATCGCTCGGTAAATGAGCAAATATTATGCCATAATTAAGCGTCTGTTGCTTTATTAAACGCGTATTTATGCGTTAATTTTAATGTGATTGATCCCGCAATCAAATTAATTGATGTTTGACTTAAAGGGGTCAACTCATAGAAAATAGCGGCTTTATTTTACTCTTAAAATGATAAGAATTGCGTGAACTCTGATAATACAATTGTTTCGGTACAAAATTTAACTTTTTCACGAGGGAATCGGAAAATATTTAATAATATTTCTTTAGATATTCAACGTGGAAAAGTAACGGCTATTATGGGGCCTAGTGGGACAGGAAAAACAACCCTACTAAAAATAATTGGAGGACAACTATATCCTGAGTCAGGCTCCGTCCTTGTTGATAATCAAAATGTACATCAATTACCGCGTAAAAAATTATATGATTTACGTAAACGAATGGGAATGTTATTTCAAAGTGGCGCGTTATTAACCGATATGAGTGTTTATGACAACGTTGCACTCCCTTTATATGAACATACCGATCTGAATGACTCGATGATTCGTACGTTAGTCTTAATGAAGTTGCAGGCGGTGGGGTTACGTGGCGCAAGAGATTTAATGCCAAATGAGTTATCGGGGGGAATGGCACGACGTGTCGCACTTGCAAGAACGATTGCTTTAGACCCGATGATGATTATGTACGATGAGCCTTTTACAGGGCAAGACCCTATTTCAATGGCAACTTTAGTTCAATTAATTAAGGCGTTAAATACAACTTTGGGTTTAACGAGTATTATTGTTTCTCATGATGTGAAAGATACTGCGGCCATTGCGGATTATATTTATGTAATTTCACACGGTGAAATTGTCGGTCACGGGACACCTAAAGAGATTGAGAACTCAAAATCAGAATGGGTACAACAATTCATGCACGGTGATGCGGACGGTCCTGTTCGTTTCCATTATTCTGCCCCTGCGTATGTCGATGACTTACTCGCATTTGATAAAAATTAATCATGATTCATTTATTTACTCGGTTAGGCGAGAAAACGCGCGCTAGTTTTGCCAAATTAGGGCGTAGTAGCTTTTTTTTACAGCAACTGTTAATGGGGGTTGCCGATGTTTTAGTCCGTCCGCGATTACTGAGTAAGCAGATGTATTCGGTGGGTGTCCTCTCATTTTATATTATTACGATTTCAGGTTTGTTTGTCGGGATGGTTTTAGGATTGCAAGGCTACTATATTCTATCCAGTTTTGGTGCGGATGAAGCGTTAGGGGTGATGGTTGCGACCTCTTTAGTTAGAGAGTTAGGGCCTGTGGTTAGCGCGTTATTATTTGCGGGGCGGGCAGGGTCTGCATTAACGGCAGAGATTGGATTGATGAAAGCCACAGAACAGCTATCAGGCATGGAAATGATGGCGATTGATCCGATGAAACGTATTATTTCCCCTCGTTTTTTAGCAGGCTTTATTTCGTTGCCCTTACTAACCGCTTTATTTAGTACGGTCGGTGTTTTGGGAGGCCATCTCATTGGCGTAAACTTACTCGGTGTGGATGAAGGCTCGTATTGGTCACAGATGCAAAGTAGCTTAGATTTTTATGATGATATACTCAATGGCGTTATCAAAAGTGTCGTCTTTGGTTTTGTGATTTCATGGATTGCCTTATTTGAAGGCTATGATGCGATTCCAACCTCAGAAGGAGTCAGTCGAGCGACTACGCGTACCGTTGTTAATTCGGCGTTTGCTATTTTGGGATTAGATTTTATTCTTACTGCACTTATGTTTGGAGACATTTAATGCAACACTCCGTTAAACAAGATACCTTAGTTGGGTTATTTGTTGCCACAGGTATTGCCGCGTTATTTTTTATGGCAATGCAAATTAGTAATTTAAGTTCTTTCACGGAAGAAGAAAGTTATACCATTTTGGCCGCTTTTGAAAATTCAGGCGGGTTAAAGGTTAAATCCCCCGTCGTGGTAGGGGGCGTACGTATTGGGCGTGTTATTGCCATTACCTTGGATCAGAAAAAGTTTCAATCCGTGGTGACGATGAAAATAGAGGCGCAATACAATCAATTGCCCGAAGATACGTCAGCAAGTATTTTTACAGCAGGTTTATTAGGTGAGCAATATGTAAGTTTAGAACCCGGTGGTATGGATGATGTTCTTGTTGATAAGAGTGTGATTGATATAACCCAACCTGCTATTGTTTTGGAAGAAATTATTGGTCAATTTCTATTTAAAGTTAGCGAATCTGACAGTCAAGACTAGGTAAATAAATGGTCGCTTTAGAAATTAGTCATCATGAACACGGTCATGTAGTCGTGAAAGGGGATTTATCGTTTGCTCATATTCATAAAAAAATAGTGAAAGCAATTGATTTTGGACACTCGCGTTATAGTCACGAAGTTAATATAGATTTAAGTGAAGTTAATCAAAGTGATAGCGCAGGATTGGCTTTAATGATTGAATGGATAAAATTGAGTAAGCTTCATAATACTAAGGTCAGTTTTAGTCATATTCCTGAGCAGTTATTAACCTTGGCAAAATTGAGTGGCCTTGAAGATAATGAGTATTTTATTAAATAGTTATATAAAATACTTGTAAGGTGGAATAAAGTTAATTACAATAATCGGCTGGATTAGGATTTAGTTATTAGGAGAGATGGCCGAGTGGCCGAAGGCGCACGCCTGGAAAGTGTGTATACGGCAACGTATCGAGGGTTCGAATCCCTCTCTCTCCGCCATCCTAAGAACATTCCCATCTCCCCCCCCTGTCAAACTTAACTGCCTACATTCACAAGAGTGGCCCGTTACCTGCGAATGAAGGATTCAATTGAGGGATAAAACTACCAATATCTAAAATTTCCCGTATCAAGATGAACAAAATCAGAGCTTGAGTAGTAACCAACGCCCCCTTGACGTAATGAAATAGCGGCGTTGCGTATCTGTTTTGATTCGATATTTTCAATACGAATATCAATCGCTTTGCCAAGCATGTGTTTGCTTTTTTTAGCAACGCCACTGCTTCGAGCGCTTAAGGCGTGATTAGTTGCCGGTGAACGATAACCTGAAATAATATCAAGTGGCTTTGTCGTTTCAAGTGTTGATTGCAGTTTATAAAGGAAATTTAATAAATTAGGATCCATAGGATGAATATCATCGGTTCTATGATCTCTCAACAGGTAATCAATTTCTTTAAGTGCAGAGTCGATATACCGACCTTTTTCAAAATACGCCAGCGTAAGTTTTTCACCCGTGTGTAAATTATTAAAACTTAATTCACGAGGGGATAAATAAGTACGTTTTAACGTAGCAGAGGCGACTGTTGGGAAACTTAATGCGGTTGCAGAACCTGCGGCTAAAAGTTGTAAAAAACGCCGCCTAGGCAGCTGTTTCTGTGAGTTTGTCGTTATTAAATCTAAATTACTTGTTACCATTATTACTTACACCTAAAATATTTAGTGAAAAAATTACGAAACACCCAAACATCCTATTGTAAAAGCTGTGTTACAGAAAAAAGTTTCTATTATAATAGTTTTTATTAATAATAGGTAGTTTTTTATTAAATTATTGATTTTGTATAATATCTCTATTACCAATAGTTCGGACAGTTTTTGTAACCCATTGATTTTAAAAAGAATTTACCAACACATCTCGTAAATATAAACCCCCTTTAAAATCAATGTCTTATAGAATTAAGACCGCTATCTTTTTTAAAACTGTCCGAAGTATTGTATTACCATATAGCTATGTATAAATACGCCGCCTATTTTTTCTTTGTTTTAATAATCGTAACAACTCCTGTTATGGCGGCATTTAGTCATTGTATGAAAAATAGGTATCTACTTTAAATTTCAGGGTAAAACAAATATCAGACCTGCAAACTTTGCGCTTTTTGAGCGATAAGATTCGCCATAGACGGCATTTTGAATTCACCACTAACTCGGTCATAAACATAATCATAAAAACTCACGGCTAGTTTTTTAGCCGTTTCAGCAAGACTCATAAAACTGTCTTTGATTTTCGTGCCTTTCTCATTTCGAGTCTGGAAGCTTATGTCTCGCGCACGCGCTTGTCTTCTTGATTCATCACTGTATTAACAGGTATTTGAGCATCAACTTTTACCCGCGATTTATCAGCTAACTTGAACTCGTCAAGCAAGGATTGAGCTTGTTGATTGTAGATATAATGGCGTGGCGCATAATCGGTCAGCACGTCCAGAACCGATAAACGGTCTTTGTTTTTAGGGGTGAAATAAGCGGTAAACAAGTCATTGCAGACCACCTGACAATAGTGGTTGTCACCGTTGACTCGCGCACTGGTATCATCAATATGACCGTATCACTGTTGAGAATACCGCTGCGATAAAGCTCGCTTTTTTCCTGAGACTTAAGCATGGGAATTAAGCTACGAAAAAGCCTTTAGATACTAAGTCGCTAGGCAAGCCAGTTTTGTCGAGTAGGCATTTTAGCGTTTGGTCGATTTTAACTCGTGGGATCTTGGGTTTACGGCGGCGTTTTTCTTATCCGAGTCCGTATTTTCAGTGTCGTTATTAGTTTCTTTTTGCGCGTCAACTTGTGCTTTTTTACGTTCGTCTTCGGATGAAATATCATCACCCTTATTATTTTTATTGGGTTTGATATCAGGCTTTCCCTGCTCACCTTTCAAGCGATTAACCTCGTCACGAAGTTGCTGTAATTCAGTTTCTAAAGACAATTTATCACTGGCTAAGCGTTCAATAAGATTGAATATTTTTTTGACAATATCCTGCGCTTCGCTACTTTCCATTTGAGCGATTGCTTGATAAATGACGTTAGTTTCAGCCTGTAGGTCGTGGATATTCAAAGTATGTAAATGTTCGTTCTTTTATGATATGTTGTCAAATCTATTTTAGAAATTTTATCTTTACCCTGAGATTTAAAGTAGATACAAAAATAGTTTAGACCCAAAACAGACAAGTATGGTAATGGGTTCCCCTTCTTTTGAATCTAGCGATAAAACCATTGAGTCGCCTTTACAAAAGCATTCAAACAAGACGATGCAACTGTGTCATGCAACCCTGCATTGCAGTTTTCATCTTTGTAACCCCCCATCACCTTCTTAGGAATGCGGATTTAATAAAACCCAAAAATTAATAAATTATATTAGTTGGTAAGGAACGCCATTTTAATAATACCCGAAACTACACATTGGTTTACGCAATAAAACATATAAATCATGAAGAACATGAAGAACATGAAGTTTTAATGATTTTTCTTCATGAACTTCATGTTCTTCATGGTAAAAATATATTTTAAGTTTCGGGTATTATTTAGTTCTCATTCCTAAGCTGATTTCCTCTGCGGATAATAACCGTTGTTTTTGTCGGCGTAATTTAGCCATTTCTATATCTATAAAATTTAATACCATCACCCCAGTTTCCGCCGCTGTGCCTGCGAGAGCGATAAAACCTACATACACGGCAACCGATAAATTAAAATCATAAAAATAAGTAATCCAAATACCACCGATTAAGCCAAAAGGAGCGGTTAGGAATGAGAACTAAATAATACCCGAAACTTGAAATATATTTTTACCATGAAGAACATGAAGTTCATGAAGAAAAATCATTAAAACTTCATGTTCTTCATGATTGATATGTTTTATTGCGTAAACCAATGTGTAGTTTCGGGTATTATTAAAATGGCGTTCCTTAGCCGTTGAAACTGCAACCGCGTTAAGAGTTCGTCCTGTAGCGATTACCGCGATTTCAACGATGGCAGGACTTGTTCCTATTATGATGAGTACAGGAACAGGTGTAGATGTTGCACAACGTATTGCAGCTCCAGTATTAGGGGGGGGGATGTTTACGGTATTATTATTGCGTTTATTGGTTTTTCCTGTTATTCAATACTTCGGACAGTTTTTGTAACTCATTGATTTTAAAAAGAATTTACCAACACATCTCGTAAATATAAAACCCTTTAAAATCAATATCTTATAGAATTAAGACCGCTACCTTTTTTAAAACTGTCCGAAGTATTGGTTATTTATAGTCTTGTTTTACAACAACAAGAGAAAAGATAGGTATTTGAAATCAGTTAACGTGGGTCTTCAACAAAA from Methylococcales bacterium carries:
- the lptC gene encoding LPS export ABC transporter periplasmic protein LptC, which codes for MRYSFTLNKFFLQNSRTYVLAFILAGLSWWLVEAFQLSDDPKNKKVSLSTDSPDYFSKGYLKKEMDEQGRLKSKLFAEEMFHYSDDGVTHMVKPVMSLYNEDSPPWVIKSDTGILSVDGKDLWLNGHVFIHREKAEGVKELGIETRNLRVKPEENYAEGDEWAKLTSPPQWTEGVGIQMVFKKPISLKLLANVKSHYEIN
- the kdsC gene encoding 3-deoxy-manno-octulosonate-8-phosphatase KdsC, with the protein product MNYKNNKTAILTTVKNLKLLILDVDGVLTDGRLFFDSQGNEYKSFHARDGHGLKMLQQTGVEIAVISGRKSASVALRMKNLGIKHVYQGHEHKVAAFEEILSHLTITPEQTAHVGDDLLDLPLMKRAGLSIAVQDANFAVKNYADCITEINGGLGAVREVCDFIMQTQESFDSILQRYLT
- a CDS encoding KpsF/GutQ family sugar-phosphate isomerase: MGLSHHDKICKLARAVIQVEANAVISLSDQINDKFVLACQLMMQCKGRIVVTGMGKSGHIAGKIAATLASTGTPAFFVHSGEASHGDLGMITPQDVVLALSNSGETSEILTILPIIKRLDVPLIALSGNPSSTLAKFATVHLNVAVKEEACPLGLAPTSSTTAALVMGDALAVSLLETKGFTRDDFAFSHPAGSLGKGLLLRVSDLMHTGHKIPKVKDDALIIDALVEMTAKNLGMTAIVDEQNHILGVFTDGDVRRMLGEHLTPATTKITDVMTQNCIVISNQILAAEAMRIMEKKEINALLVTDNNQCLIGALNIHDLIHSGIV
- a CDS encoding ABC transporter ATP-binding protein, which codes for MNSDNTIVSVQNLTFSRGNRKIFNNISLDIQRGKVTAIMGPSGTGKTTLLKIIGGQLYPESGSVLVDNQNVHQLPRKKLYDLRKRMGMLFQSGALLTDMSVYDNVALPLYEHTDLNDSMIRTLVLMKLQAVGLRGARDLMPNELSGGMARRVALARTIALDPMMIMYDEPFTGQDPISMATLVQLIKALNTTLGLTSIIVSHDVKDTAAIADYIYVISHGEIVGHGTPKEIENSKSEWVQQFMHGDADGPVRFHYSAPAYVDDLLAFDKN
- the mlaE gene encoding lipid asymmetry maintenance ABC transporter permease subunit MlaE, whose protein sequence is MIHLFTRLGEKTRASFAKLGRSSFFLQQLLMGVADVLVRPRLLSKQMYSVGVLSFYIITISGLFVGMVLGLQGYYILSSFGADEALGVMVATSLVRELGPVVSALLFAGRAGSALTAEIGLMKATEQLSGMEMMAIDPMKRIISPRFLAGFISLPLLTALFSTVGVLGGHLIGVNLLGVDEGSYWSQMQSSLDFYDDILNGVIKSVVFGFVISWIALFEGYDAIPTSEGVSRATTRTVVNSAFAILGLDFILTALMFGDI
- the mlaD gene encoding outer membrane lipid asymmetry maintenance protein MlaD, coding for MQHSVKQDTLVGLFVATGIAALFFMAMQISNLSSFTEEESYTILAAFENSGGLKVKSPVVVGGVRIGRVIAITLDQKKFQSVVTMKIEAQYNQLPEDTSASIFTAGLLGEQYVSLEPGGMDDVLVDKSVIDITQPAIVLEEIIGQFLFKVSESDSQD
- a CDS encoding STAS domain-containing protein, translated to MVALEISHHEHGHVVVKGDLSFAHIHKKIVKAIDFGHSRYSHEVNIDLSEVNQSDSAGLALMIEWIKLSKLHNTKVSFSHIPEQLLTLAKLSGLEDNEYFIK
- a CDS encoding DUF882 domain-containing protein, which translates into the protein MVTSNLDLITTNSQKQLPRRRFLQLLAAGSATALSFPTVASATLKRTYLSPRELSFNNLHTGEKLTLAYFEKGRYIDSALKEIDYLLRDHRTDDIHPMDPNLLNFLYKLQSTLETTKPLDIISGYRSPATNHALSARSSGVAKKSKHMLGKAIDIRIENIESKQIRNAAISLRQGGVGYYSSSDFVHLDTGNFRYW